Proteins encoded in a region of the Lysobacterales bacterium genome:
- the atpD gene encoding F0F1 ATP synthase subunit beta — MNQGKVVQIIGAVVDVEFPRSAVPKIYDALKVQNTEITLEVQQQLGDGIVRTIALGSTDGLRRGLIADNTGEAIKVPVGVKTLGRIMDVLGNPIDEAGPIGENDRWVIHRAAPSYEDQAASNDLLETGIKVIDLVAPFAKGGKVGLFGGAGVGKTVNMMELINNIAKAHSGLSVFAGVGERTREGNDFYHEMKDSNVLDKVAMVYGQMNEPPGNRLRVALTGLTMAEYFRDEKDASGKGKDVLLFIDNIYRYTLAGTEVSALLGRMPSAVGYQPTLAAEMGALQERITSTKTGSITSIQAVYVPADDLTDPSPATTFAHLDATVVLSRNIASLGIYPAVDPLDSTSRQLDPLVVGVEHYETARKVQSTLQRYKELKDIIAILGMDELSEEDKQTVSRARKVERFFSQPFHVAEVFTGSPGKYVSLKETIRGFKMIVEGGADALPEQAFYMVGGIDEAFEKARKMGVAV; from the coding sequence ATGAACCAGGGCAAAGTCGTACAGATCATCGGCGCCGTCGTCGACGTCGAATTTCCGCGCAGCGCCGTGCCGAAGATTTACGACGCGCTGAAGGTGCAGAACACCGAGATCACGCTGGAAGTGCAGCAGCAGCTCGGCGACGGCATCGTGCGCACGATCGCGCTCGGTTCCACCGACGGCCTGCGTCGCGGCTTGATCGCCGACAACACCGGCGAAGCGATCAAGGTGCCGGTCGGCGTCAAGACGCTCGGCCGCATCATGGACGTGCTCGGCAATCCGATCGACGAAGCCGGCCCGATCGGCGAGAACGATCGCTGGGTCATCCATCGCGCTGCGCCGAGCTACGAAGATCAGGCGGCCTCGAATGACCTGCTCGAAACCGGCATCAAGGTCATCGACCTGGTGGCCCCGTTCGCGAAGGGCGGCAAGGTCGGCCTGTTCGGCGGCGCTGGCGTCGGCAAGACCGTGAACATGATGGAACTCATCAACAACATCGCCAAGGCGCACTCGGGCCTGTCGGTGTTCGCCGGCGTCGGCGAGCGCACCCGCGAAGGCAACGACTTCTATCACGAGATGAAGGACTCGAACGTCCTCGACAAGGTCGCGATGGTGTACGGCCAGATGAACGAGCCGCCGGGCAATCGCCTGCGCGTCGCGCTGACCGGCCTGACCATGGCCGAGTACTTCCGCGACGAGAAGGACGCGTCCGGCAAGGGCAAGGACGTGCTGCTGTTCATCGACAACATCTACCGCTACACGCTGGCCGGTACCGAAGTCTCGGCGCTGCTCGGCCGCATGCCGTCCGCCGTGGGTTACCAGCCGACCCTCGCGGCCGAGATGGGCGCCCTGCAGGAACGCATCACCTCGACCAAGACCGGCTCGATCACCTCGATCCAGGCCGTGTATGTGCCCGCGGACGATCTGACCGACCCGTCGCCGGCGACCACGTTCGCCCATCTCGATGCCACCGTCGTGCTGTCGCGAAACATCGCCTCGCTCGGCATCTATCCGGCGGTCGATCCGCTCGATTCGACCTCGCGCCAGCTCGATCCGCTGGTCGTCGGTGTCGAACACTACGAGACCGCGCGCAAGGTGCAGTCGACCCTGCAGCGCTACAAGGAACTCAAGGACATCATCGCCATCCTCGGCATGGACGAGTTGTCGGAAGAAGACAAGCAGACCGTGTCGCGCGCGCGCAAGGTCGAGCGCTTCTTCTCGCAGCCGTTCCACGTCGCCGAAGTGTTCACCGGTTCGCCCGGCAAGTACGTGTCGCTGAAGGAAACCATCCGCGGCTTCAAGATGATCGTCGAAGGCGGCGCCGACGCGCTCCCGGAACAGGCCTTCTACATGGTCGGCGGCATCGACGAAGCCTTCGAGAAGGCCCGCAAGATGGGTGTCGCGGTTTAA
- a CDS encoding F0F1 ATP synthase subunit epsilon encodes MSTIRCDIVSAEEEIFHGTVTMVVATGEMGELGIAPRHAPLITRLKPGQVRVILENGDEQFFYVSGGILEVQPQVVTVLADTAIRAKDLDEAAASKAKSEAERLLANRTDAMEIAEAQAQLAQAVAQLQALERLRKNLKH; translated from the coding sequence ATGTCCACGATCCGTTGCGACATCGTCAGTGCCGAGGAAGAGATCTTCCACGGCACCGTGACGATGGTCGTTGCCACCGGCGAGATGGGCGAGCTCGGCATCGCGCCGCGCCATGCGCCCCTGATCACCCGCCTCAAGCCGGGCCAGGTGCGCGTCATTCTCGAAAATGGCGACGAACAGTTCTTCTACGTTTCCGGCGGCATTCTCGAAGTGCAACCGCAGGTCGTGACCGTGCTGGCCGACACCGCGATCCGCGCCAAGGATCTTGATGAAGCAGCGGCCAGCAAGGCCAAGTCCGAGGCCGAGAGACTGCTGGCCAACCGCACCGACGCGATGGAAATCGCCGAGGCGCAAGCCCAGCTCGCCCAGGCCGTCGCCCAGCTGCAGGCCCTCGAACGCCTGCGCAAGAACCTCAAACACTGA